The following proteins come from a genomic window of Lineus longissimus chromosome 18, tnLinLong1.2, whole genome shotgun sequence:
- the LOC135502362 gene encoding sodium-dependent phosphate transport protein 2B-like has product MPPEGEKKGSIQGPIAANGKSNKVGINNDGMEMSTMDMGAKAKEAGLEGYDPWAGDMKEVKPDTPWKELSCRGKCVRILWNYISKPILLIGALYLFICSLDILSSAFRLLGGKAAGQTFANNEILQNPVAGLMVGVLATVLLQSSSTTSSIIISMVAGKVMYVRTAIPIIMGANIGTSVTNTIVSMGHVSDVDEFRRAFGGATVHDMFNWLSVIVFLPLEVVSHYLEYLTDAIVESMPLESYTSGKQDLLKAITKPLTALVISVDSDKITDIATNGEATDINLIKIWCKSNTTYVMGNVTYSNVTGIGGENVTSSYVVEELVAKKVGVVKCVNMFMDVAGVWSDEVIGAILLVLALLVLCSCLVIVVKILNSILKGSIANALKKFVNADLPGKLSWLTGYLAIIVGAGLTILVQSSSVFTSTLTPLVGVGVLQLDRMYPLTLGSNIGTTATGMLASLAASGDTLKDSLQVAFCHLFFNISGIILWYPIPFMRQAPIKLAMLLGNKTAKYRWFAVFYLFIMFFVAPATVFGLSLAGWYVLLAVAGPLVLLFMIIVLINVCQNKCPNRLPKKLRNWRWLPLCCHSLEPLDRVFRKICFCFKCCQQNPPQKLPNTVSVEPEVASTDDIPIVISRELSRDTFCQTTRDIGVQFPHDLNVDPELRRTTNYAFEADETETDWKPEPEIKINMETGSKPEQEVKITAETEMEPRSDVESATVVANTYASEDLMPRSEL; this is encoded by the exons ATGCCCCCAGAAGGAGAGAAAAAGGGATCAATACAGGGG CCTATCGCGGCAAATGGGAAGTCAAACAAAGTGGGTATCAACAATGACGGGATGGAGATGTCGACGATGGACATGGGTGCCAAGGCGAAGGAGGCCGGGCTCGAGGGGTATGACCCGTGGGCCGGAGATATGAAGGAGGTCAAGCCAGATACGCCATGGAAGG AGCTGAGTTGTAGAGGCAAATGCGTTCGAATTCTATGGAACTACATCTCCAAACCAATTCTGCTGATTGGCGCCCTCTATCTCTTCATCTGCTCACTAGATATCCTGAGTTCCGCGTTTAGGCTGCTCGGAG GAAAAGCGGCAGGCCAGACCTTCGCCAACAACGAAATTCTACAGAACCCCGTCGCGGGCCTCATGGTGGGTGTCCTAGCAACCGTCCTCTTGCAGAGCTCCTCCACAACGAGCAGTATTATCATTTCCATGGTAGCAGGAAAAG TGATGTACGTCAGGACAGCCATACCCATCATCATGGGCGCCAACATCGGGACTTCAGTAACCAATACGATCGTCTCCATGGGTCATGTGAGTGATGTTGACGAGTTTCGACGGGCTTTTGGTGGCGCCACCGTCCACGATATGTTCAACTGGCTCTCTGTTATAGTTTTTCTGCCGCTTGAAGTCGTATCTC attATCTGGAGTACCTGACGGACGCGATAGTCGAGAGCATGCCCCTCGAATCGTACACATCTGGAAAACAAGACCTCTTAAAGGCAATCACCAAACCTCTTACTGCTCTCGTTATATCT GTTGACAGTGACAAAATCACGGATATCGCAACGAACGGCGAAGCCACTGACATCAATCTGATCAAAATTTGGTGTAAATCCAACACAACCTACGTCATGGGAAATGTGACGTATTCCAACGTCACAGGAATCGGAGGGGAAAATGTCACCAGCTCATACGTTGTGGAGGAATTGGTGGCGAAGAAGGTTGGAGTCGTAAAAT GTGTCAACATGTTCATGGATGTCGCCGGCGTCTGGAGTGACGAGGTGATCGGCGCCATTTTGCTCGTCTTGGCGCTACTTGTCCTCTGCTCCTGTCTGGTCATCGTGGTCAAGATTCTCAACTCGATTCTGAAGGGAAGCATCGCAAACGCTCTGAAAAAGTTCGTCAACGCGGACCTCCCCGGAAAATTATCCTGGTTGACGGGCTACCTTGCTATCATAGTCGGCGCCGGTTTGACTATCCTGGTCCAGTCAAGTTCAGTTTTTACATCAACCCTGACTCCGCTTGTTGGTGTCGGTGTTCTCCAGTTAGACCGGATGTACCCTTTGACCTTGGGGTCAAACATCGGAACCACTGCAACGGGGATGTTGGCGTCATTGGCGGCGTCCGGAGACACCTTAAAAGACTCCTTACAGGTGGCCTTCTGTCATTTATTCTTCAACATCTCGGGCATCATCCTGTGGTACCCCATCCCGTTTATGCGGCAGGCGCCCATAAAACTCGCCATGCTCCTGGGCAACAAAACCGCTAAATATCGCTGGTTTGCTGTATTCTATTTGTTTATAATGTTCTTCGTGGCACCTGCGACGGTTTTTGGTCTATCTTTGGCCGGGTGGTACGTCCTATTGGCAGTGGCGGGGCCACTGGTCCTACTGTTCATGATCATTGTACTTATAAACGTGTGTCAAAACAAATGCCCGAATCGCCTTCCTAAGAAGTTAAGAAACTGGCGGTGGCTACCGCTTTGCTGCCACTCGCTTGAACCACTCGATCGTGTGTTCAGGAAAATTTGCTTCTGTTTCAAatgttgtcaacaaaatccaccgCAGAAGCTACCGAACACGGTCAGCGTTGAACCAGAGGTCGCGAGTACCGATGATATTCCTATCGTCATCTCTCGCGAGTTATCGCGAGACACTTTTTGCCAAACAACGCGAGATATCGGTGTTCAATTCCCACATGACTTGAACGTTGACCCAGAACTCAGAAGGACAACAAATTATGCATTTGAAGCAGACGAGACGGAAACAGATTGGAAACCGGAACCGGAAATAAAGATAAACATGGAAACGGGATCTAAACCGGAACAGGAAGTCAAGATTACCGCAGAAACAGAAATGGAACCGAGGTCGGACGTAGAGTCGGCCACTGTTGTAGCGAACACCTATGCGAGTGAGGACTTGATGCCAAGGAGTGAATTATAG